gagctatactttttaagaaagtgattcaccctgcctttgcccccttccccagaacagaacacgttgatcatgggcgatatttttcattgtgccaaaaagttgccatgaccgtcattaaacctgtttaacaccaaataataaggaaaataaaataaaaaattcaggcatggtgcagaaactcactccAAATAAATTACCTACCAAAAtatataatggtggaaatattccaaaattcaatattttgggatttatacacaaaagataaacaaattagaggccaagaggctgccggaagggaaaaacagggcctgggaaggccgttgtgaggaatgagctgggcctaaagaggccactggcaggcgggagctggacCTGCCGAAGTGGCCgaaaggcaggagctttggactggGGAGGCCGCAGTGAGGCCAGAGCTAGCTGGGCGTGGAGAGTCTGCTGTGAGGCCGAGGCCGAGgccgggcccgtgcaggccttcgagaggcggGAGGCTGGGCCTGCAAAGGCCGACTGGAGATCAAGTTCTGCGCCTGAAGAGGCtgccaaaagtcaaaagcggggcctgggaaggccgccgagagccatgagctgggctgggccgaaagaggccactgggaggcaggaggagctgggcccggggaggccgacttgctgctcttccaggcccacttccaggccgacttgaggacgacttgggcctgcagaggccgccgggaggcccaagctgggcctaGAGGAGCCCACCAACCGGAGGCCGTTTGGGGCCTGCAgatgccatcggagggcaggagctgaacctggagaggccaccatgaagcctgagctgggcctggggagcttggcttagGGAAGTTGTGGGCCTACCAGGgccgctgggagctgggcaggagctgagtccaaagacgttgttgggaccTGGAGTCGGCCCAGAGTCCGGCCCGGAGATGCAGCCGGGAGggagagctgggcccggagaggacgccgggaggctgcaagtgagtCTGAGAGGCCAACTTGAGGAGGCctggcctccgcctcccgcatggcccagctgttcctcctggctgcatctcccgcctcccagcaaacaagctcttttggctcagctcccgcctgcatttgtagaccccgaagtttctgcaaccaagctcttcagacccacatcccttCTCCCAGTgactgaacagtcccagctccggctggagaaggGCGTCTGCAgaccccgctgttgcctcccaggggagtcaccaggcccagctctcgccccaccgTGACCTCCCGGGCCCAAGTCCCTGCCtacctcccagcagcccgcgtgcGACCCTGCTACTCCCTCACGGTGgtctgttgaggcaggggctcacgctgacctctgtcagtgtgggaggggccggtgtgaggcaaggggctcacgctgatctctctcagcgtgggaggagccagtgtgaggcaggggctcacgcctctGGGCAGGGTGCCAGAGGCAtgagttgggcatcaacaggccaccgtgagggaggagctgggccgcacgcgggctgctgggaggcaggcagggacttggccccaggaGGCCACCGTGgcggcaagagctgggcctggagaggcccctgggaggcaagggcggggcctgcagaggctgttctccaaccattgctgggcctgtacaggccaccaggaggcaggaagtgggccctcagaGCTTGGCTGGAGAacgttcggggcctacaaaggcggttgggagctgggcaggagttgagccaaaagagcttgcttacttcctgggaggcagggctgggagaggccgacttcaggacaacttgggcctgcagcggtcgccgggaggcccaagcctggcgtggaggagcccaccgaccggagaccatttggggcctggagatgCCATGGGAGGACAGGAGctcatcctggagaggccaccgtgaggcctgacctgggcctggggagcttggcttgaggaaactgtgggccgaccaaggccgccaggagatgggtaggcactgagtccaaagaggttgttgagaggcaggagtcaggcctggagatgCAACCAGGaagaagagctgggcccggagaggacgcccggagggtgcaagtgggtctggagacgctgacttgaggaggttctgggtccggagaggccgccggaagggaaaaactgggcctggaaagaccgttgtgaggaatgagccccatgggcctgaagaggccactggcaggcaggagctgggcctgccgaagcggccgagaggcaggagctttggactcgggaggccgcagtgaggcgacagctagctgggcgtggagagtccgctgtgaggcagaggctgggcctgtgCAGGCCttcaggaggcaggaggctgggccTTGTCGAGGCCTGCAGAGGCCACcgaaagtcaaaagcggggcttGGGAAGGCCGCCGGGAGgcatgagctgggctgggccgaaagaggccactgggaggcaggaggaactgggcctggagaggctgccaaAAGGCAGGAGCTTCGCCTGAGGAtgccacagtgagacaccatctggGTCTGGAGGCTCCACAGTGAGGCAGAGGCTGGCCTGTAGAGTCCGACAGTAGACAGAAGTTGGGCAAAAGGCTGATTTGAGGAAGATTTGGGCTTCAAGAGTCAGCCACGAGGCAGGCACTAGGCCTGGAAATGGCCCGACAGTCATGAGTTGGGCCTAAATGGGCCACTGTGAGGGAGGAGCTGTGCCTGTTGAGGCTGCTGGCAGGCAGGCAGAAATTTGGCCTGGGGCAGCTGCCAtgaggcaagagctgggcctggaaaaagcccctgggaggcaagagcagggcctgcagaggctgttctcaAGTCAAAGCTGGGCCTGTTCATGCCACCGGGAAGCAGAAGGTGGGCCTGGAGAGTTTGACTTGAGGAAGTTTTGGGCCTACATTGGCCGCCATGAGCTGGACAGGAACTGGGCCAaaaaaggctgttgtgaggcagcagttgtgcctgtagacccagccaAGAGGAAGACGTGGACCTGGAGAAGcccccatgaggcagaggttgagccTGTAGACGCTAACAGGAGGCAGGAGCTAGGCCTGGAGAGGTCaacttgaggagattttgggccttCATAGGCCACCAGGAGGCAGCAGTTGGGACTAGAGAGTCTGACTTGAGTAAGTTTTGGGCCCGGAGATGACATCCTGGGACAGGAgttgggcctggagaggccaccgtgaggcatAAGCTGGATGTAGagaggccagtgtgaggcaagacCTGGGCCTGTCTAGGCTGCTGGGAGACAGGCAGGAATCTGGCCAGGGAAGGTTGCCATGAGACAAAAGTTGGGCCTGGAAAGCCCCTTGTGAAGCATGAGCttggcctaaagaggccactgggtggcaggagctgggtgtgtagaagctgctgaaaggttgggagcttggcttggggggtccacagtgaggcagatgctgggcgtGAAGAATCTGCTGTGAGGCAGATGTTGGGACTGTAGAGGCcgacgggaggcagaggctgggcctggagaggccaccaagatgcaggagctgggcctggagaggctgcaaagaagcatgagctgggcctggtgaggtcgacttgagaaagttcagggcctggagagaaggctgggaggcaggagctgggtctaaagaggctattgcaacgatggagctgtgcctgtggaggctgttgtgaggcagtagcctcatctgcggagactgccgtaatgtagggtatgggcctaaataggccattgtgagtcatgagcttggtctgtagaggctgactggagaaagttctgggcctggagaggctgccgggaggtggGAGCTGGACCAAAAGATGTAAGCACATTtgcatttattaggcactttatttccattattacactgtaatatatgataaaataattatagaactcaccataatgtagaatcagtgggcgtgttaagcttgttttcctgcaactggatggtcccacctgagcgtgatgggagaaagtgacagatcaataggtattagattctcataaggacagcgcaacccagatccctcacatgcacggttcacaacagggtgcgttctcctatgagaatctaatgctgctgctcatctgagaaggtggagctcaggcgggaatgtgagcaaaggggagtggctgtaaatacagacgaagcttccctcactccctcactcgacaccactcacctcctgctgtgtggctccttgcggctccatggctcaggcgttggggacccctgctcaagtgcatccaaagcgacccttcccacaccagtcttcacagtggtcaagggcagcaaccacttagctcccaaggcatgtgcctcagctggcatttcgtcacaatcaacagtaagtggtagcttgagtcactgtgaggtcacctactggaaatcaccagcatcccatttcccactggcaaagagctcagcactgccccctgggaaaccaaacctatgcccaaatcccatctgtgtgggtttacctcctgggacccttcctaacatattagtcagagtccaatcaggaagcataaaccactcaaaagtttaaagtggtaaaatttaatacagagaattattcattataacaggtgaacagcataatgagagattggctagcacaaagtaaagagaactctagagaatacaggacaagcccaggccaggcatggtggctcatgcctgaaattccagcaatttgagaagctaatgcaggaggattgcttaaggccaggagctagagaccggtctggacaacacagtgagaccctgtctctatccagaaaaagaaaaaagttagctggggctggtggtgcacacttgtagtcccagctactcggaatgctgaagtttgagcctgggaggtcaaggctgcagtgaggcatgattatgccactacagtccagcctggtgacagagcaagaccctgtctcaaagaccaaaacagcaacaaccgtttacagacagaaaagaaatagagccaataagctgaggaaagatgttgaaatgtgacaagtaaagtaacatgaggtcttttgtctatttaaaataatcaaacaaaaaatgacttactaaattataataccctgtgctggcaaaggtgcagtgaaatgggcactttcttatactatgaggggtgtttaaattgtgtataagcttTCCTgggtaaagcctgtcaattttttaaaataatggagacagggtctcaccatactgccatactgcctcctccaactcttggcctcaagcaatcctcctctcttagcctcccaaagtgctaagattatagctgggaggcacccaaaaccctgtcaatttacatcaagggtaatgagaatgtccattcaccatgactcacagtaatcttatttctggggagacaattcaatctaaacaaaaggtcatctgtacacacacagtaaaaatctgggagtaactgaagacagagttggtaagtgaaataagaaaaagttataagaaattaaactatggtatcaataggcacctggtaaaaggtcagttgatgttagctgctactttttgttgttttgagacagggtctcactctgtcacccaggctggagtgcagaggcctgatcatgactcactgcagtctcagcctccctgggctcaagtgatcctcccacctcagcctcccaagtagctgggactaaggaacatgccaccacactaggctaattcatgtgtttttctgtagggatggtgactccccctttgtttccaaggcctatcgcaaactcttggcctcaagccatcctcctgcctcagcctcccaaagtgttgcgattaccagtgtgagccaccacacctggccagctgctacttttatcaatattattattattccactcaattaaaaattattattttcaaggctatgcaacagtatgtatcctacagcgtaattgtaaaagcATATACAGTCgtcatccctcagtatacagaattagttccagccccccatctctgcatataccaaaatccatgcctactcacgtttcgctgtcacccctctggaatccatgtatatgaaaattccaaatattagttgggcatagtggcaagcacctgtagtctcagccacgtgggaggttgaggtgggaggatcgcttcagcctggaaggttgaggctgcagtcagctgcgatagcactactacactccagccttggacaacagagggagaccctgtctcagaaaaaaaacaaaacaaaacaggttagaaattgtaatctaaccctaaccctaaccccttaatcctaaccctaaccctacactaaccctaaccccaaccataaccccaaccctaacccctaactCCTCAACCCTACCCTAACCCCGAACCCCTAACCTAAACCCCAAACTCTAACCCTAAATCTAACCCCAAACCCCAACCCCAAACTGAACCCGAACAGTACCCCTAACCCGTAACCCTAACTCTAATCCCTAacactaaccctaaccctaaaccctaaccctaacccctaaccctaacccctaatccctaacccctaacccctaaccctaacccctaaccctaacccctaacgcCTAACCcaaacccctaacccctaacccctaaccccaacacctaaccctaacccctaacccaaACCCTAAACCTAactgaccctaaccctaaccctaatccTGACCCAACGctaaacctaaccctaacccctaacccctaaccctgaccctgaccctgaccctgaccctacccctaaccctgaTCCTACCCCTacccctgaccctaaccctaccctaaccctaaccctaccctaaccctaacgctaccctaaccctaaccctaaccctaccctaaccctaaccctaaccctaacccctaacccgaacccgaaccccgaccctaccctgaccctgacccGGACCcgaaccctcaccctcaccctaaccctcaccctaaccctcacccgaaccctaacccctaacccgaacccgaacccgaacctgAACCCTGACCCTACCCTGACCCTTACCCagaccctcaccctgaccctcaccctgaccctcaccctgaccctaaccctgaccctgaccctcaccgtaacctgaccctgaccctgaccctaaccctcaccctaacctaaccctgaccctgaccctaaccctcaccctcaccctaacctaaccctaaccctgaccctgaccctaaccctgaccctgaccctaaccctaaccctattgccttggttttcttctagggtttttatggttttgggttttacatttaagtctttaacccatcttgacaTAATTTTTGCATAAGATGTGAGAAAGAGgtctagtttctgttttctgcatatggatagccagttttcccagcaccatttattaaatagggaatcctttccccattgcttgtttttgtcaggtttgtcaaagatcagatggttgtagatgtgtggtgttattcctgaggactctgttctgttccattgttctatatttctgttttggtaccagtaccatgctgttttggttactgtagccttgtagtatagtctgaagtcaggtagcgtgatgcctccagctttgttcttttggcctagggtagtcttggctatacaggctctttttttggttctatatgaaatttaaagtagttttttctaattctttgaagacaGTCACTGGAAGTTTGATGtgaatagcatttaatctataaattagtttgggcagtatagccattttcactatattgattcttcctatccatgagtatgaaatggttttccattgttttgtgtcctctcttatttccttgagcagtggtttgtagttctccttgaagaggtccttcacatcccttgtaagttgtattcctaggtacttcattttctttgtagcaattgtgaatgggagttactcatgacttggctctctgtctattgttgctgtatatgaatgcttgtgatttttgcacatcgattttgtatcctgagactttgctgaaaatgcttatcagcttaaggagtttttgggctgagacaatggggttttctaaatataaaatcatgtcatctgcaaacagagataatttgacttcctctcttcctatttgaatatgctttatttctttctctgattgcccttgccagaacttccagtactatgttaaacaggagtggtgagagaaggcatcctcgtcttgtgccagttttcaaagggaatgcttccagcttttgtccattcagtatgatattggctgtggatttgtcataaatagttcttattattttgagatacgttccatcaatacctagtttatggagagtttttagcatgaagggatgttgaataatGTTGAATAACTGAACACCAACATGGCTTCATCTCCAACAGTGAAATTGCTCATATGAAGGTCACCAGTAAGCTCAAAAGGTCCCATCTGCCTTCATTATTTGACCTCTCGGCAACTTTTAAAGTATTAGATCATGCTCTATGATCaagacattttcctttctcacttcTTGATGACACCACATAAAACTAGTTTTCCTCCTTCTTCACAAACAAactttttgggtttctttttttgtttgagacggtctcaccctgtcacccagaaaATACATCCAAAATGATAGACTTGAATAGGAATAGTAATTAAAAGTCCAAGACTTCAGATCTGTCGGTAGACTCAAGCCTGGCATAGGTCACTTGCTAGCTGGGAGTCTAGGCaagatattttatctttctaattctgtttccTCATGAGCAAAATGTGGGCACTATAGTTATCAgttggtaaggattaaatgagctggTACGGTCATAGCTTAGTCACATCACACAGttctcagaatattttattttagtttaatgaATACGGGTCCTTAGTGTACAAAGataaatttatagaataaataaattttctaactaCAACTTCTCACCACCATATAGAGTTTTTAACCTCCATGAGGAATGAGTTCAACATCTCTGTAactcttaatataaaatattgaactgatgatatggtttgactctgtttcccaacccaaatctcatatagAATTTTAATCCCCACCCTAACCCTAACAGTCATAACCCTATGCTATCTCTAACCTAACTTAAAATGATTAGAGCCTAACagttgactgaataaatgatgATTGATCCTAAAGGAATTAAGTAAATAATTCATTAGAGAATTAttaaagaattaagaattaatatTCCACAAATACTCGCTGTGTCTCAATGGTGCTCCTTGATGCTCCTAGGCTTTGGTTAACCACCCCCGCTTAACCTTCGCATCCATCCCATGGAAGGTCCTAgtaccatctccattttacaggtgagacgTTTGAGAACCTGCCTAGGGTCACACACCTGGGCA
The sequence above is a segment of the Gorilla gorilla gorilla isolate KB3781 chromosome 19, NHGRI_mGorGor1-v2.1_pri, whole genome shotgun sequence genome. Coding sequences within it:
- the LOC129527979 gene encoding putative uncharacterized protein FLJ46235, which produces MAYLGPYPTLRQSPQMRLLPHNSLHRHSSIVAIASLDPAPASQPSLQALNFLKSTSPGPAHASLQPLQAQLLHLGGLSRPSLCLPSASTVPTSASQQILHAQHLPHCGPPKPSSQPFSSFYTPSSCHPVASLGQAHASQGAFQAQLLSHGNLPWPDSCLSPSSLDRPRSCLTLASLHPAYASRWPLQAQLLSQDVISGPKTYSSQTL